CGCGACAAAGGTGGTATTGAAGGCGTTGCCTACCCATTGGTAGCCGACACTACCAAAACCATCGCGACGAATTATGACGTGCTGGCCGGTCACTATGACTACAACGATGAAGGCGAAATGACCTTTGTAGGTGAGCCAGTAGCGTACCGTGGTTTGTTCCTGATTGACAAAGAAGGCGTGGTGCGTCACCAAGTAGTGAATGACATGCCACTAGGTCGTAGCATTGACGAGGCGCTAAGAATGATTGACGCCCTTCAGTACTTTGAGGTAAAAGGTGAAGTGTGCCCTGCCAACTGGGAAGAAGGCAAAGAAGCCATGGAAGCCACCCGTGAAGGTGTTTCTAACTACCTGGCCAAGTAATTCTTACCAGAACGTTTCTTAACCGGAAGCCTCTACCCGTTGGTAGGGGCTTCTTTGTTTCAGGGCGGTGGGTAACCTAGTAAGAAAGAAAACAGGCAACGTCTAAAACCCGTTATACAGACTGGTACCAATGGAGGCAGCAGGCTATTTAAAAATACCCTTACCTTTGCCTACATTGAGGAAGTCGCTAGCCAGTGGCATTCCCTAGTACAACCACAAACCGCACACGCAGAAGGTATGTCATTAATTTTATACAATGCGGGCATCATGGCTTAT
The nucleotide sequence above comes from Nibribacter ruber. Encoded proteins:
- a CDS encoding peroxiredoxin translates to MAVLVGKKAPAFKATAVVDGEFVEDFSLEQYIGKKHVIFFFYPLDFTFVCPTEIIAFQDRMADFERKNVAVVGCSIDSHFSHWAWLNTPRDKGGIEGVAYPLVADTTKTIATNYDVLAGHYDYNDEGEMTFVGEPVAYRGLFLIDKEGVVRHQVVNDMPLGRSIDEALRMIDALQYFEVKGEVCPANWEEGKEAMEATREGVSNYLAK